The Halostagnicola kamekurae sequence GAATAGATTCGAGACCTAGGCCGCTGCACGCGGACCTGGCGGTGCTCGTTCGACCTGATACTCGTCTCCGTCGACTACGATGATCGCCCACTCGTAGTCCGGATTCGTTCGTTTGAGCTTGTTCTCGAGTTCGTCGACATCGTCCGGTTGTGCGACGAAACAGTGGAATTTGCCGGACTCCGTCGGGAGTGTCCCTGCCTCGAGAACTGTACTAACGTGGACGACTTTCCACTTTCGTTGGGCTCGAAATTCTGGGCCGTCGCCTTCGACGGTGTATCCGAGCTCTGCAAAGATCGACCTGGCCTGTTCGACGAGTTGCATGTTAACAGGTCCCATTCAATTAACGGATACGATGGCATGCGTGATAAAAGTTGGTCCGGTCGACAAACGTAGCGGTACTCGTATACATTCGGGTTCCACCACTCTTTAAAACGAAATAGATAGCACCCCAAGTGCTGACTCGGGAGATCAATGTCCGAATGAAGGGCTTAGGAAAGCCCTTTCTGAATCCTGGACGGCCGTTGTACCGTTATCGTGATACGGTGGATAGAATGAAATTCGCTGAGTGTACGCTATAGGTCGAAAATGACGGAGTCATCCTAGAGATGACTCTCTGTGGTATGATATGTAGTATGAAAAGGGGCGGCGAATCAGATTTCCCAGAGGGTCTCCCACTCCAGTACTGACCGAAACGCAGGCGGGCTTATCTTCCGTGTTCGGGATGGGTACGGGAGGAACCCCGCCGCTATGGCCGCCTTAACGCCAACCAACGGAATCGAACCGCTGCACCAACTATGGTGACACCAGTCTCGGTGGTCTCCGTGTCTACGTGTAGTCCAGTTCACGCCTGGACCCGTCTCCGGGTCCGTACATGATCCAAATGCGTATGAATGGTGGCTCGATCGATTAGTGCTCGCGGGCTCAACACCTCGTTGCCTTGGTGCGTACACCCCGAGTCTATCGAACTCGTCTTCTACGAGTGATCTCGGATGGTATCTCTTTTTCAAGTGGGTTTCGAGCTTAGATGCGTTCAGCTCTTACCCCGTGGCGCGTGGCTGCCCAGCACGTGCTCTCTC is a genomic window containing:
- a CDS encoding DUF7116 family protein, which encodes MQLVEQARSIFAELGYTVEGDGPEFRAQRKWKVVHVSTVLEAGTLPTESGKFHCFVAQPDDVDELENKLKRTNPDYEWAIIVVDGDEYQVERAPPGPRAAA